tttaatcatattCTTAGtataacttataaaaaaaataacaacgaattttagtatattacaaaaactataatttcaattttcaaaatttaaaaataatttttagttcaCAATAGGAGTTATTCAAAAttggtattttaaaaattgagaatGTTACTAagttttgattgatttttttttaactcatgTCTCTGAAGGCctattacttatatatattccaATTACAGAATACGGCACATGAGCAGTCTGTACAGTGTTTCCTTGATGGCATTAACGTCAGATACATGTCCACTGCCAACGATTATGTCATTGTCCCCGGCAAATACCAAACATTTGCTCAAAAGGAACGAGCTGAGCGGAAGCTTGAGAAGATTCTGTTGATACAGCGCAATTGGCGACGCTGGATTCTTTggaagtatatacatatacggGCCAATGAATATCGGTAGGGTTATGCCGTACCCAActactttttataatttaaataattatttttttgtgaaatgtTCTTAGGTGTCTAGTGACAAATCGGTTGGATGAGGAACAGCAGTATGAGGAATGTGTGGAAAAGCGCGTGGAGCGCACGGAGCAAATAAAACAGTTTCCACGGACCAACGATGACTTCGATATGCTGTTTGCGGAGATCTCACGTTGGAAGCGGTCGGAACTTAAGCGGATTGCAGCCAACTTTGAGGGACCTGCTCGGATATCCGAGGTGAATATTCTGCTGGATAAGGAAATTCGACTGTTGAACGGTGTGGAGAGACAGCGACGTTTGGTGTCCATGGCCATGGAGGACTTTCGCAAAGATCAGCTGTTGAAGGAAATGGGAAAACCCATAGAATGGATTGGTTACAAGGATTGTAAAATCCACTTGGATTTACTGCGCACACAACGCGTTCGATTTTTATCCGAAGTCTACAAAGATTTGCGCCAGACGCTGGACAAGGAGAAACGTCTGGAGCTTCTAGGACGCGTCATGGAGCTGCTCTTGGATGAGGCATGCTTTCCGAATTTTCCAGaggtaaattttaattaaaaagaattttaatgaaaactaTAACTATGTtagcaatttgcaattgtaGCTTTTCGATCTCTTCGATAGAGAAAAGAATCTGTTAATCTATGCCAAGTCCTGTGATGTGGAAATTCTGCGGAAACGTCAAAACATATTGTTTTTCGAgctaatcaaatttcaaaagcgGGAGCAACAGAAAAGTAAGAAACAGGGACCATAATCAATATAAGttagattttataaattatggaAAATCATTATAAAggtattcatttaaaataatgagcagatttattatattatatttaagcaattacaatgattttaattttacaaaatctaAGCGATACGTTCcctgctaaaaataattatttaattaaatatttaatgcggTTCCTGGTAAGAAGTGATCAACTGGAACTGAATCGATATCCAACagattaatttgttaatatttatgttttcgCAGATGTTCCTTCTCGCATGTGCATTGTGTGTAAAAAGGTAAAACCATATTCCCAGTTTGCGATACGAACTCGCCAGAGTCACGTGGACACTTGTAAGCATTGTTACTACCTAAAGGTGAGATAATGATATACTCAGAAGATGCAgctaataatgatgatgatcataCACAGTTGGTGGCCACGGAAAACACAGTTTACCAATCGATCCTACGCTGCATTCAACGGGATGAACGTAAAAGGAAATGCACCACAtcctttgcttttgttatgcAGCAGGACGATGTGCGTCACATGCTCGACAAAATTTGGCACGGACACTCGGCACTTAGCAAGACGGAGAATCTCAGCGAACTGCGGTAAGTTCTAGCTCAAATTCATATCAGAAATTCGACAAGTAAtacttttctaatattattgaaatcaattttccGAAAGATCATAACTTTTATCaagaaataagcaaaaaaaaaaaacatcaccGGAACCGAttccggaaccgttaaccaaAATTAATTCTCTGTCCAGAACcgaaagagttgaccaacttcaaactgtcataacttgatcaaaactgaactgattttcaagcggaatgtcattttgggtTTGaattggcctcttaattcattctgcatttaaattttgttcatttggaaaattttattatttttgaccaaaattcgATATCGagggtaagggtcccccctttgaagttttgaaaattcaaaattttaaatctcaagttatgacttttaatcaactccttatatcataattagtataaaacaacactttaaacttgattctgatacctttaattttttgtaaaaaatcatgtgaaatttaacaaaaatttgtaaattggccaaatccgcagtctgaccaatttcaaactgtcattactcgataaaaactgaaacaattttcaagcggaatatcgttTTGACAAATCATGAGATTTGGCGACTAAATTCATTCTTCATTTAAATCAtgttcatatatatatctatatatatatatatatccataGATATCAAACACCTTATCTTGACGTTGAAACCGGACCTGAATGTTTttcttacttaaaatttttcaattcttttgtactctgtatattttttttagttgaatttcattatttatactaaccaaattttttttccacttATTTTGATATCTTTATTCTTCATTTATGAtggttttttgattttgcaatatttagaaaaattcgTGTAAGTCACCTGTCgaacaataattaaaactttatgcatatttattgtttattttgttagaTTGCCTCGCTGGAATAAAAGTGATGACTGGTCACCATGGAACTGCGTCTGTTTAACAGAACGCGAGACTCGTGATCATTACAAGATCGACAACATTGAGAAGGTCTACGATGCCAAGTTTATACTGTATGTTGGCAATTGTCATATGTTGGCACGTAACTTGTTCCACACTCTGGCCGCTGTGGCCACAGAGTTCCAGGAGACAGGACAATGGTGGAAAGTGGGCATGAAtaagcagcgcagcagcaactTGAATGCAGTCTAATATTTAGTAATTCATACTTAAAATACTGactaaaccaaaaatatattcattatcttaacaaattaaaagttttatcccagcataaaaaacactttaaatttcattgcaaatcacaaatatatacaagcttcgtttaatgttttaaaatttacatcaTTCCTTTCTTGTTTATTAATTCAGAATTGTTTTCTGtcagtataaataaattaataagccTGATATCCAATTTGTCATTTATATGGGATTTCAAGCAATTCTTTATATTACTTTATGAATTTATACTTGAgtagttttctttaattcagcgcctaattaaattacagtaatgaaacaattcaaattttcaCAAAACAATCAACTGGTTACTTGAAGTTATTTCCTACTAACAACGTCTTTAAACTTCGCCTCCAAATACTGAACTCGCTTCAGTAATTTGTCACTGGTGCTGAATTCGTTGTAGGGCACAGGTATTATCTGGTAGCCACTCTTTTCCAGTAAATCAAACGTTAGATTCGTTATGCCACTCGCACTGCGGTGAGTTCCATGGCAAATGTCATGGAAATCCACCACCATTAAGGCAACtctaaaagtaaaatgaatcGTTTAGCATAAGATCAGTATTAGTCAGTATTAccatataaacaatttaccTAATTACATCTTGACTCGTCTTATCCAGGGGAAGGGCATTTCTTTGGGAATCAAATTGACAGGTAGCATctgtaattagtttttataaaacactttttttggTAGACTGTTTTATTAATCGTACCAATTAAGAAGCCCATTTTGCTGTCCACCGAGCCGAGGA
The genomic region above belongs to Drosophila innubila isolate TH190305 chromosome 3R unlocalized genomic scaffold, UK_Dinn_1.0 2_E_3R, whole genome shotgun sequence and contains:
- the LOC117791401 gene encoding IQ and ubiquitin-like domain-containing protein, encoding MSDKDSPPSYVCNMQLNVDSSEQPKVRSICGPAYDQRSTESDPQDEFLVDVENVTVKFYISKTKIVAQVYPNCMTMAEVKQDISRKFEVDPSIILLKQDNRLLCDNVPIHSTNFDEFGIHEFQLELNVPKGDNTKLSLNVYYDKHRLPDYLTVHISGEDTEDGQPKNVVVEIENAAIVKPFLCGYKDKHSNKEYLDAFTQTGPYLDKWKSKHYRSRDTQTWQQKEKTLNTAHEQSVQCFLDGINVRYMSTANDYVIVPGKYQTFAQKERAERKLEKILLIQRNWRRWILWKYIHIRANEYRCLVTNRLDEEQQYEECVEKRVERTEQIKQFPRTNDDFDMLFAEISRWKRSELKRIAANFEGPARISEVNILLDKEIRLLNGVERQRRLVSMAMEDFRKDQLLKEMGKPIEWIGYKDCKIHLDLLRTQRVRFLSEVYKDLRQTLDKEKRLELLGRVMELLLDEACFPNFPELFDLFDREKNLLIYAKSCDVEILRKRQNILFFELIKFQKREQQKNVPSRMCIVCKKVKPYSQFAIRTRQSHVDTCKHCYYLKLVATENTVYQSILRCIQRDERKRKCTTSFAFVMQQDDVRHMLDKIWHGHSALSKTENLSELRLPRWNKSDDWSPWNCVCLTERETRDHYKIDNIEKVYDAKFILYVGNCHMLARNLFHTLAAVATEFQETGQWWKVGMNKQRSSNLNAV